The DNA region GACCAGCGGGTTGATGACGCCCTTCACCACCGAGTTCACGATGTTCGTGAACGCGGCTCCGATGACGACCGCGACGGCCAGGTCGACGACATTGCCGCGCATCAGGAAGGCCTTGAAGCCCTGCCAGATGCCCGGATCCTTCTTCTCGCTCACCACTGAGCCTTTCGTTGCATGTGCGGATTGTGCGGCAAACCGCCTTGCAACCTACGGCAGGGCGTGGCAGCCCTGTCCAATTCCATAACGCGAATGAGCGACTTGACGGGTGGTCAGTCGTGTCGTAGGCCGCCCTTCTGCCCGCCGGACGGGTAGGTACCCCGCTCATCGCAGCGTCACCGCGAGCCGGGCGGTCGCGCTCGCCCCGGCGAGCCTCGCCGCCGTCGCGCGCGGCACCGTGAGGACGACCAGGGCCCCGCCCTCGGCCACCGCGTCGGAGGGGTCCGGCACCTCGGACACCCGCGCCCCGGCCGCGACCACCCGCACCGCCCCACCCGGCCGCGCACCCGCCGCACCGGCACCCGTGCCGTCCACCCCAGCGCCGTCCGCGGCCACGACATCCACCCGGTCGCCCGGCCGCAGCAGCCGCACCGTCGCCGCGTCCGCGATCCGCACCGGCGCCGTCACCAACCGGGCCGCCCGCCGCGGCCGTTGCGGTGCCCGGTCCTCGCCGCTCTCCCCGGCGCTCACGGGCGCCGCGGACCCCTGCGGCTGTGGGCGCCCGGGCTCAGGCGGCCCCGCGGCGGCCAGCGCGGCCGCCGTCATCGCGAGACCCACGGCCAGTGCCCGCCGCCGGTGCCGCAGCAGCCGTCGCAGCCGCTGCCGCCCTCCGCGTACATGCAGCGGGGAGAAGTGCGGCACCTGGCAGGGCGGCGGCGCGCCGCCGCCCCGGC from Streptomyces flavofungini includes:
- a CDS encoding RcpC/CpaB family pilus assembly protein codes for the protein MSPSLSPSLSQSLSPSPSGRGGGAPPPCQVPHFSPLHVRGGRQRLRRLLRHRRRALAVGLAMTAAALAAAGPPEPGRPQPQGSAAPVSAGESGEDRAPQRPRRAARLVTAPVRIADAATVRLLRPGDRVDVVAADGAGVDGTGAGAAGARPGGAVRVVAAGARVSEVPDPSDAVAEGGALVVLTVPRATAARLAGASATARLAVTLR